The DNA sequence CGTCCTTGTCAAATCCCCTCACCGGCGGAAGATCGAGCGGCGAAGGGAGGTACCTGACAACACCATCGAGCAACGGTTGAATTCCCATGTTCATCTTTGCTGAACCACAAAAAACTGGTGTTCCGAGCCCTGCTATCGTTAATCTCCTGAGGGCCGCATGAATTTGCTCAGCTGTCGGTTCTTCACCTTCAAGATACAGCTCCATGATCTCGTCGTCGACTTCAGCTATCTTCTCGATCATGTCCTCACGAGCTTCCTCAGCTTTATCTAAATACTCGGCCGGAATGTCCTCATAAACCATCTCCGTACCCTCAGGATTAAGCCAACGAATCGCCTTCATCTCTATAAGGTCGATGACACCTTTAAAATCACTCTCGGCGCCCATTGGTATCTGAACTGGGATTGGGTGAGCACCGAGCCTTTCGACCATGGATTGAACCGCCATTTCAAAGTCGGCACCGGTCTTGTCCATCTTGTTCATAAAGGCAATTCTTGGAACTTTGTACTTATCAGCCTGGCGCCAAACGGTTTCCGACTGAGGCTCGACTCCTGCCGTTGCATCGAATATAGCAATTGCGCCATCGAGGACTCTCAAAGAACGCTCAACCTCGATGGTGAAATCAACGTGACCAGGAGTGTCGATGATGTTTATTCTGTGACCTTTCCAGAAACACGTTGTTGCAGCCGATGTGATGGTGATACCACGTTCTTTTTCCTGAATCATCCAGTCCATTGTGGCCGTTCCATCATCGACACTACCTATCTGGTGCTTACGACCGGTAAAGAACAAGATACGCTCGGTAGTCGTAGTCTTACCGGCATCAATATGAGCCATTATTCCTATGTTTCTAAGCTTATCCAGGTCAACATATAAGGCTTTGATCTCTTCCATAGTTTCCTCCTCAAACCTGGCCGCGCCCGATTGTTCCGAACGCGAACCGATTTCCTTAGTTGTTGTTAAATCTATAAAGGATTACCATCTGAAGTGCGCAAATGCCCTGTTCGCTTCCGCCATCTTGTGTACGTCGTCTCTCTTCTTGATGGCGGCACCGGTGTTATTGTAAGCGTTCAGCAATTCTTCGGCGAGTTTTTCCTTCATCGGTTTTCCTCTTCTGGACCTTGCGGCTTCAACTATCCATCTGATCGCAAGGCTCGTTCTCCTCGGCTCCTGAACTTCGACTGGAACTTGGTACGTGGCACCGCCAACCCTTCTCGGTCTTACCTCAACAACCGGTTTTACGTTCTCAATGGCCTGTTTGAAAACCTCGATCCCTTTTTTACCGGTCTTCTGTTCGAGAATTTCTATCGCTCCGTAAACAATTTTTTGGGCTATGGATTTCTTACCGTCCCACATGACCTTGTTTATCATCTTTGTCACAAGGACTTCTCCATATATCGGATCCGGTGGAACAACCCTGACCTCGGCTCGTCTTCGCCTCATTCAAGTCCCTCCTCATTCGCTACCTGGATTACTTCTTACCCTTAGCAGCTGCCGCCGCACCCGCTTTCGGCCTCTTAGCACCGTACTTACTTCTGCTCTGTCTCCTGTTTTCAACACCAGCAGCATCGAGAGCCCCACGGATGATCTTGTACCTGACACCCGGTAGGTCCTTGACCCTTCCACCCCTAACAAGAACAATCGAGTGCTCTTGCAAGTTGTGACCAATACCCGGGATGTAGGCCGTAACCTCGATACCATTGCTCAACCTAACCTTTGCGATCTTTCGCAGAGCCGAGTTCGGCTTTTTCGGTGTCATCGTGGAAACCCTAACACAAACTCCGCGTTTCTGTGGGTGACCCTGAAGTGCTGGAGCCTTGGATTTGTACTTAACCTTTTCCCTTCCGTGCCTAACAAGCTGATTAATAGTTGGCATCTTAACCCTCCCTCCAGAAATCATATCGTGTGATATTATAACCACGCTTCTTCGAAAAAACAATAAAGCCAGTGTGAATTTTTTGTTGCATACACCCAGTCGGGCGTTTGCAAACATCCAAAGAAGAAAACGAACAGGTTTACTACCAAAAATAAGGGCGCTAAGGTTAGCGCCCTTTTTCGTTCGTGGCTGGGGCGGTAGGACTCGAACCTACACAACCGGAGCCAAAGTCCGGGGTCCTGCCAATTAGACGACGCCCCAGCGCTAAAAGCGCCGTATCGCCAACTTCCAGAATGGAAGTGTGCGCCTCCAGCCACGTTAACTCAAGAAAAAAGCTGGTGGGTGCGGCAGGGATTGAACCTACGACCTCTTCCGCGTCAAGGAAGCGCTCTCCCACTGAGCTACGCACCCACTCCAGCCAGCGTTACACATTTTACTATGAACCTTGAGTTCTGTCAAGTACCTCTTTTCTCTGACCCCATCGAAAAGCAAAGTTGCTACAAGTAGGTTGCATGCTAACACGAAACGTTTAAAAGGCTAAAGCCGAAATTTTCCCGATTTAGTTTTCGTAGATCTCATGGTAAAATATCCGTAGCAGTTTTTTGGAAACATAAGTTAGAAACTGGGGGTTGAAGGATGTTAGAACATGTCAAGCGGACTGAGTATATCAAACAGTTTGTTGCCTTCCTGTTCTTCCTTGTTTTAGTTGCCTTTTCTTCCACAAAATTGCTAGCTGCGACGCTCTTTGGAGATTGGTACGGATTTTCACATGTTGATATATCGCCATTATTTTTACATTACACTCCACAAGTAAGTGACTCCGTTTCGTTTTTCGATAAGCTATCTATTTTCTACTCGTTCGAAAAGAGCTTTGATGTTAAGAATCCTAAACCTCTGTACGACGGCTTCACGCTGTTTTCGACTTTTTCGAGCTTCTTAAAACTCTCGGATGTTAAGTACTGGCAACGAGGAGGTTATTACGATCTGTGGTGTCAGTTAATCCAACTGAAACTATTTAATCAACGGGATAGTTTGAACATTAAGTTTGGGCTGGGACTCGGGTTATCTATAGAAAGTGTTTCTATTTCGCTGGGAAACTCAAAGTTTTTGGAGGATTTTGATGAATTCAGTTTTCCGCACGAAAATAGGGTTCACCTGCTAAACCTGCTGGCGAGATTCGTATTTAGCTTCGATATCCCAACAGGGCTAATTTACGCTTCCTATTTAAGGTACTCGATAGCTTTCAATGTAATCTGGACGGTTTTTGGCCCGTTTGCTGATCCTCTGGTGCTTGTTGAAGCACCTGATTTTGAACGCACCAGAACGCAGTGGCAACACAGTATAGCCTTCAAACTATCATTCTAAGCTCGTGGATAGTCGTTGCTACGGGAGATGAAACCATGGTAGTGTTCCTAAAACTTTTAAAATTGGAGTTTCGCAGGTTCTTTCGAAGGCCATCCACATATCTCGCTATAACGATTATGCCTCTTGTGTTACTTACACTTGGAGGACTCTTTTTCAAATCCCTTGGGGCTCAGAATCTAAGGATAGGAGTTTACAGCAAGGATAAGTCAGCGCTCTCTAAGTTCACCGTCGGTGTTGTGATGTCACTGTTCCAAGGTGGTACGGTTTCGTACGTTGGAAAGGATTACGAAGAAAAGCTTATGTCGGGGGAATACCATGCTGTAATCATCATACCGGAGGATTTCACATCATCGCTCTTTTCCGCAAAACGCACGAAACTTTACTACGTACCAAGCCCTGTGGACACACACCTTTCTGCAGCTGCGTTCTTGGTCTTCAAAAAGCTCTTTGACGATCTCGGGGGAGGTCCTTTCTTCAACCCACAGGTCCTCAGGCAAATGTACGTTTCAAAGAGTGTTCCGGCACCTGAACTTGTTACGGAAAAGGGGTTGGACTTTTCCCATGTATTCGCCCCAGCGTTAATATTCCTCACCATCATGTTCACTGGGTTAGTTATCGGAAGTGGGGTAATCGTACGTGATCGCGAGGAAAATCTTGCAACACATTACGCATTTGCAAACTTGTCACCGTTGAAAGTTGTGTTATTAAAGCTGCTACCAACGTTTGTTCTCGCAACCGTTGTAGGATTAGCTTCTTTTGGCTTATTCGTCGCCTCAGGTTTAAAGATCAAAACATCCGTTATTGCGCTGCTCGTTCTCAACAGCGCCATCTTCTATTCGACACTTGGATTGCTGATATCGACTTTCTCAAAATCTTCACTAACTGCCTACCTAATTGGTTCAACACTGAGCTTCCTGTTCCTTCTTAGCAGTGGTGCGCTGACACCAATTTCCTCATTGCCGTTGGCACTCAGGAAGACGGTAAAACTCATGCCCACCACAACGGCGGTGTACCTCACCCGCGTGATGCAGTTTTTTGGTGAATACGGGGTGAGTGATCTTTTAAAGGTTAACTCCGCGTTTACATGGACCCTGAGTATTGCAATGGTCTTGTTAATAATTCTAAGGTTGCGATTAGAACAGGCACCCTCGAAAACAATGAGGTGACCGGTATGATAAAAAAGCTCATCTTGTTGGCAATTTTACTTACCATCATATTTGTAATTTCCGAGATATCCAATCGTGAATTTAATACGTCTTTTGTGGCTTCAATTACCGAACCAAAAGGTTCGACTACCGAGTTGCCGGACGTTAAGGAAAGCACAAGCTCGGAAACCGAACAAAACCGTACAACAACGGATGAAACTTCCGTGGTGATAGTCGCCAGGGAGGGAACCTATTCGAGCATTGACGAGTCCGAAACTAAAATTGATGAAGCGGAACGTATCTACGCTGATTTTCAAAAACTTGAGAGAATAATTCGACGATACCTGAGCGGTGGGCACAGAATTTCGATGCTGAATTTTGGAACTTTGAAACAGTTTGGGTACCTTGGTGCCGAAGATCTTTATCTCGAAGATGGGTACGAAATTGGGTTTACACCTAAGAATGATGGTTTTACCATATTTGTTAAGCCCAAAACGTTGCTGAACGCGGAAGTCACCGCCAAGCTTAAAGATAAGGCTAACATCCAATTAGATACGTTTAGTAACCCACGTTACGAATTTTGGATCAAAGCCTACAGAACACCTTAGCCACCAGCGTTATCAAACATCCACAACCCTAACTTGCCAATCACCAGGAAGGTCACGCTTTAGTTCTTCCGAAAATCTGATTATCTTCCTCGCATCCTGCGTTTTGACAACGATCTGGTATCTGTATTTATTCATTATCTTCGGTATAGGAGGTTCGGTTGGCCCAAGAACTTCTTCGTTCTCTGACAGTAACGATTCTATCTTCGAAACGGCAACTTCAGCAGTCTCCAATCCTACCTCTTTATTCGAATTCGCGTAAATCAGTTCCACCATCTCAGAAAATGGTGGGTAGTTGAGGGCCTTTCTCAATTGAAGCTCGGATTCGTAATAACCGTGGATATCTTGACGCTGCGCGTAGGTGATTACCGGGTGCTCTGGGTTGTACGTCTGGATCACAGCAATTCCTTTTTCGCTCCTTCCCGACCTACCTACTACCTGGACAAGCAACTGGAACGTTCTCAGCGGAGCGTTCACATCGGGATACGAGATCAACGCATCAACATCAATCACGCCCACAACTGCTATTCTGTAGATATCCAGTCCTTTCGTTACCATTTTGGTACCAACTAAGATGTCGATTTTTCCCTCTCTCAACTTGTCGAGAGTCTGCTTGATCTTTTCCGGTTCATCGGCGATTTCCGCGTCCAATCTCCCGATGTTCCTTCCGGGAAAGAGTAGTTTTAACTCACGTTCTATTTTTTCCGTACCTGTGCCTTTGTCGATGAACATGCCCGAATTACAACGTGGACATGTGAGTGAGAGTTTCTCCTCGTATCCACACACATGACATTTTAGTTTCTCGGAATCCGAGTGGTAAACAAGGCTCACATCACAGTGTGGACAAGTTAACACAAAACCGCAAACTGCACATTGAACTCTTGAAAAACCCTTGCGCCGTGTGAAAACGAGCGCGGACTTGCCATCTTCTATGGCTTTTTTTATTTCTTCATACAAACTTTCGGAGATCGAACTGCTGACTTTTCTCTCGCGTCTCATGTCCACTACCGAAACATGCGGTAGTTCGACGTTGTATCTCCTTGTCAGTACCGTTAGGGTCATATCCTTGATGTGTCGCGCAAGGTAGTAATGTTTTAGTGAAGGTGTCGCAGAACCGTAAATAACTTTGACAGGAAAATTTTGAAGGATGGTGTGAGTCCAGTAAAACGGTTCGGAACTGTTGAAGTAACTTTCATCGTGTTCTTCATCAACAATAACGAGGCTTAAGCCTTTAATTGGAACAAAGACCGCACTTCGTGGACCGACAAGAACGTCTATATCACCTTTAACCGCCCCGGTCCACACCTCTACTCTTTTGGCATCCGTAAGGTAGCTGTGGTAAACACCGATGGAAAGATCCGGGAATCTCCGCTTAATACGCGCCAACGTTTGCTCCGTTAGGGAAATCTCCGGTACAAGGTACAGTACGCGACCCGTTGACAGGTACATTCTCATGACCTCAAGGTAGATCTCCGTTTTACCACTCCCGGTTGGTCCCAACAGGAGTGTGTCCTTCTCCGCGTTTTTTATTTCATTAACTGAGTTCCGTTGCTCATCACTCAGCTGAACACCCACAGCTTGCCGGTTCTGTGAAACGGGTTCGGTAGTCATCAAGATGATCCCTTTGTTCTTTAACTGAATAACCACATCACGGGAAACGTTGGTCATTTCAAGGAGTTCGGACAAACGAATACCCTCGTTCAAAAGGAGGTAGTTCACCACTTTCGATTGAGCCGATGTGAGTTTGTAACTGTGGAGGTTAGCCGGTGAAATCTTTAAATACACGTAATACTCCTCGCGAGGCTTTGGTATCTTGACATCGAAGTCTTTATAAATTCTCACAAGCCCATTTCGGATGTATTCTTTGTAATTCGATAGCTTTTTGAACTCTTCAAAAGTTACGCGCTCAAAATTCAGTAAAGGACTTTGACTCTCAACGAAAAGTACGTAATAGTCATCGAACTTGGGAGGGAAGCACAAATCGAAGTATCTACCATAGCCACCACCATGCTTTTCGGCCGCGTAAAGGAGTGCTCGAATCCTCCAGTCTTCAAGAAAAGAAACAAAATCGAGCCTTTCCACAACGGTTCCTGTAAGATCCTCTGGCCTGTACTCGGATCGGTTTACAATGTAGCCAACAACTTTTCGACCCTTGAAGGGCACTAAAACCCTTTCACCTATCTCTATAATTTCCGAGGACTCGTACCAGTACAAAGTATTGAGAGTGTGCCCAGAAATCGCAACTTGGTAATACATTATCCCGTTCGCTCCCCATAAAGCGGCTGAAGATACCTACAGGACTGCCTCAGCAACCTGTTGTATGAGTTCAAAGTCCCTGACTGTCGCAGTAAGGTAAAAGCCGTGAACGTAAGGTCTGAGGGCTTCCACCACATCGAGTACTCTTTTCAGCGAGTAAGCTTTCAAATCTTCATCCGTTCGGTGGTTAAAATATTCCTTCGGCACGTACACACCGGGTACTTTTGAAAAGTACTCCATCTGCGATACTGTTTCGAATACCATTAAAGCAACGTATATTTTCACTTTAGAAAACATTTCATCGTCCATCTCCAGTGCTTTGCTAAGAAATGTTTCCATGGCTTCCGGCAGAAAAACAGGCTGAGATATGAAAAAAGCACATCCATTGTCGAATTTTCCTCTCATCCTGTTTACCGTTCCGACAACATCTTTCTCGTACGGACTGAACACTCCTCCTGTGCAGAAATCGAACTTTCCATAAAGCTTTACACCGGCCAAGTTTTCGCTTTTTTTGTTCATCAGTTCAACCAGTTTGAAAACATCGTAGATCGAAAAGTCCTCGATGTACGATGCAAAAGGATAGGTTCCAACGCGAGGATCATCACCTGAAAGAATCAAGAGGTTCTTAACACCGAGCATGTGAGCCGCGATCAGGTCTCCCTCTATGCGTATCGCGTTCCTGGTTGTCCTTGAAAAGTGCATGAGCACTTCGAAACCTTTTTCCACGAGTATGTGCGCT is a window from the Fervidobacterium thailandense genome containing:
- the rpsL gene encoding 30S ribosomal protein S12 encodes the protein MPTINQLVRHGREKVKYKSKAPALQGHPQKRGVCVRVSTMTPKKPNSALRKIAKVRLSNGIEVTAYIPGIGHNLQEHSIVLVRGGRVKDLPGVRYKIIRGALDAAGVENRRQSRSKYGAKRPKAGAAAAAKGKK
- the rpsG gene encoding 30S ribosomal protein S7; amino-acid sequence: MRRRRAEVRVVPPDPIYGEVLVTKMINKVMWDGKKSIAQKIVYGAIEILEQKTGKKGIEVFKQAIENVKPVVEVRPRRVGGATYQVPVEVQEPRRTSLAIRWIVEAARSRRGKPMKEKLAEELLNAYNNTGAAIKKRDDVHKMAEANRAFAHFRW
- the priA gene encoding replication restart helicase PriA, with the protein product MYYQVAISGHTLNTLYWYESSEIIEIGERVLVPFKGRKVVGYIVNRSEYRPEDLTGTVVERLDFVSFLEDWRIRALLYAAEKHGGGYGRYFDLCFPPKFDDYYVLFVESQSPLLNFERVTFEEFKKLSNYKEYIRNGLVRIYKDFDVKIPKPREEYYVYLKISPANLHSYKLTSAQSKVVNYLLLNEGIRLSELLEMTNVSRDVVIQLKNKGIILMTTEPVSQNRQAVGVQLSDEQRNSVNEIKNAEKDTLLLGPTGSGKTEIYLEVMRMYLSTGRVLYLVPEISLTEQTLARIKRRFPDLSIGVYHSYLTDAKRVEVWTGAVKGDIDVLVGPRSAVFVPIKGLSLVIVDEEHDESYFNSSEPFYWTHTILQNFPVKVIYGSATPSLKHYYLARHIKDMTLTVLTRRYNVELPHVSVVDMRRERKVSSSISESLYEEIKKAIEDGKSALVFTRRKGFSRVQCAVCGFVLTCPHCDVSLVYHSDSEKLKCHVCGYEEKLSLTCPRCNSGMFIDKGTGTEKIERELKLLFPGRNIGRLDAEIADEPEKIKQTLDKLREGKIDILVGTKMVTKGLDIYRIAVVGVIDVDALISYPDVNAPLRTFQLLVQVVGRSGRSEKGIAVIQTYNPEHPVITYAQRQDIHGYYESELQLRKALNYPPFSEMVELIYANSNKEVGLETAEVAVSKIESLLSENEEVLGPTEPPIPKIMNKYRYQIVVKTQDARKIIRFSEELKRDLPGDWQVRVVDV
- a CDS encoding methylenetetrahydrofolate reductase encodes the protein MGCELLEKRFILETLPPRGTNWEKYVEFCTGAVKSGAQVIAVTDLPMGSSRVSPIAPAHILVEKGFEVLMHFSRTTRNAIRIEGDLIAAHMLGVKNLLILSGDDPRVGTYPFASYIEDFSIYDVFKLVELMNKKSENLAGVKLYGKFDFCTGGVFSPYEKDVVGTVNRMRGKFDNGCAFFISQPVFLPEAMETFLSKALEMDDEMFSKVKIYVALMVFETVSQMEYFSKVPGVYVPKEYFNHRTDEDLKAYSLKRVLDVVEALRPYVHGFYLTATVRDFELIQQVAEAVL
- a CDS encoding ABC transporter permease; protein product: MVVFLKLLKLEFRRFFRRPSTYLAITIMPLVLLTLGGLFFKSLGAQNLRIGVYSKDKSALSKFTVGVVMSLFQGGTVSYVGKDYEEKLMSGEYHAVIIIPEDFTSSLFSAKRTKLYYVPSPVDTHLSAAAFLVFKKLFDDLGGGPFFNPQVLRQMYVSKSVPAPELVTEKGLDFSHVFAPALIFLTIMFTGLVIGSGVIVRDREENLATHYAFANLSPLKVVLLKLLPTFVLATVVGLASFGLFVASGLKIKTSVIALLVLNSAIFYSTLGLLISTFSKSSLTAYLIGSTLSFLFLLSSGALTPISSLPLALRKTVKLMPTTTAVYLTRVMQFFGEYGVSDLLKVNSAFTWTLSIAMVLLIILRLRLEQAPSKTMR